A genomic stretch from Megalobrama amblycephala isolate DHTTF-2021 linkage group LG22, ASM1881202v1, whole genome shotgun sequence includes:
- the LOC125258484 gene encoding carboxymethylenebutenolidase homolog codes for MANEAKPCPCEIGDKIEYGGLGEEVQIEHIKAYVVKPQASEKAIIVIQDIFGWQLPNTRYMADMISANGYITICPDFFVGKEPWSQSHDWSTFQQWLEDKKPTDIKKEVDVVLKFLKEKCGAKHIGVVGFCWGGVATHYVALQYQEITAAVSVYGIVREREDRFDLKSPTLFIFAEKDAVIPLDQVTILETRLKEKCTADFQVKIFPNQTHGFVHRKNEDINPDDKPYIQEARKDLLNWLNKYM; via the exons ATGGCAAATGAAGCAAAGCCCTGTCCCTGTGAGATTGGGGATAAGATTGAATATGGGGGTCTTGGAGAGGAAGTTCAAATCGAGCACATTAAAGCTTATGTGGTGAAGCCTCAAGCATCAGAGAAGGCCATTATTGTAATTCAAGATATTTTTGGATGGCAGCTTCCAAACACCAGATACATGGCTGACATGATCTCAGCAAATGGATACAT TACTATATGTCCAGATTTCTTTGTCGGAAAAGAGCCGTGGAGCCAATCTCACGACTGGTCAACTTTTCAGCAGTGGCTTGAGGACAAAAAGCCTACAGACATAAAAAA GGAAGTGGATGTTGTATTGAAGTTCCTTAAGGAGAAGTGTGGTGCAAAGCATATAGGTGTTGTGGGTTTCTGTTGGGGTGGTGTTGCCACACACTACGTTGCTCTTCAGTATCAAGAAATTACAGCTGCCGTCTCGGTCTATG GTATTGTTAGAGAGCGGGAAGACAGGTTTGATCTCAAGAGTCCAACCCTCTTCATATTTGCAGAAAAAGATGCAGTTATTCCACTTGATCAG GTGACCATATTGGAGACAAGACTGAAGGAAAAGTGCACTGCTGACTTCCAAGTGAAAATCTTCCCTAATCAGACACATGGGTTTGTCCATCGCAAGAATGAAGACATTAACCCAGACGACAAACCTTACATACAGGAAGCTAGGAAAGATCTGCTCAACTGGTTGAATAAGTACATGTGA